The proteins below come from a single Triticum aestivum cultivar Chinese Spring chromosome 5D, IWGSC CS RefSeq v2.1, whole genome shotgun sequence genomic window:
- the LOC123119239 gene encoding probable serine/threonine protein kinase IRE isoform X2: MEKDSVGGHARRATVSAAGGREMDSPRFRAILRATSGRRKRAPDVKSFSHELNPGGAAAHQHHLAARNRPRGEDEFIGAVKSKFIRLKEEVDCELGVFAGDLVGLLERATADEEDQQYWRVTLEDLLVVTQKCAEMSPEEFWVKCEGIVQALDDRRQELTTAGGALKQAHTRILFILTRCTRLLQFRKELSGYCGDADGKHQHVLGLHQLSDLGLYPLQSTNGGSTDLGRRSTSSLTELKERLIRRRMLEHKHLTLDFAGRHFLGDAGDSPGSGSSGKISSWKKLPSPARHKNSEAKEDKITPTKKAITRNKVDVDEIVERIDAASIHPDGLASLGDSAVKIEISPEYPGAQQIIVDGKPRMICRICDFEIPMSCAEGHFIACTLADRCDSKGLSTDKRLQRVAEVLERVLACFDAKSPHNAEFHHPENTRASTSSLTEESDGSMDHDNDLSHLLTVPSSELFSEGALTHASGNLSQSPLLTPRTSHEESQLTKHKAFVELENFQQVESLLTIARGIESIKSSEYSSLEDLSSYLEDLNAVIDTRNVDALVVETFGRRIAKLLQEKFMQLCGQIDDMSTESLGPIDEDGPLENSVSSRTSQLNGKFKDRTSIEDFEIIKPISRGAFGRVFLAKKRVTGDLFAIKVLKKADMIRKNAVESILAERDILISARNPFVVRFFYSFTCRENLYLVMEYLNGGDLYSLLRGLGCLDEDMARTYIAELVLALEYLHSLNVIHRDLKPDNLLISRDGHIKLTDFGLSKVGLINSTDDLSGPDVSTALVGDNQPTDAEQRAHKRRQRQKQTAVGTPDYLAPEILLGMSHGPTADWWSVGVILFEILVGIPPFNAEHPQIIFDNIMNREIPWPQVPQELSSEAYDLIDKLLIENPVQRLGATGAGEVTTAPNEYDDRSETSSMSCGSSPRSCDYEEDGDECGSMEEFGPPLSVKYSFSNFSFKNISQLASMNYDLMTKHNEDPLQSSRS, from the exons ATGGAG AAGGACAGCGTTGGTGGACACGCGCGGAGGGCGACGGTGAGCGCGGCGGGAGGGAGGGAGATGGACTCGCCACGGTTCCGGGCGATCCTGCGGGCGACGAGCGGACGGCGGAAGCGGGCGCCGGACGTCAAGAGCTTCTCGCACGAGCTCAACCCGGGGGGCGCGGCGGCGCACCAGCACCACCTGGCCGCGCGGAACAGGCCGCGTGGCGAAGACGAGTTCATCGGCGCCGTAAAGAGCAAGTTCATCAGGCTCAAGGAGGAGGTGGACTGCGAGCTCGGCGTCTTCGCGGGGGACCTCGTTGGCCTCCTTGAGAGGGCCACGGCCGACGAGGAGGACCAACAGTATTGGCGCGTCACGCTCGAGGACCTGCTCGTCGTCACGCAGAAGTGCGCCGAGATGAGCCCTGAGGAGTTCTGGGTCAAGTGCGAGGGCATCGTCCAGGCCCTCGACGACCGCCGCCAGGAGCTCACCACGGCAGGGGGGGCGCTCAAGCAGGCGCACACGCGCATCCTCTTCATCCTCACCCGCTGCACGCGGCTCCTGCAGTTCCGCAAGGAGCTCAGCGGCTACTGCGGCGACGCCGACGGCAAGCACCAGCACGTGCTTGGCCTGCACCAGCTCAGTGACCTGGGCCTCTACCCATTGCAGTCCACCAACGGCGGCTCGACGGACCTAGGCCGCAGGAGCACCTCCAGCTTGACCGAGCTTAAGGAGAGGCTCATAAGGAGGAGGATGCTGGAGCACAAGCACCTTACCCTCGACTTCGCGGGGCGGCACTTCTTGGGAGATGCCGGTGATTCTCCCGGCAGCGGCAGCAGTGGCAAGATATCGTCTTGGAAGAAGCTGCCGTCTCCTGCTCGCCATAAGAACTCGGAGGCAAAGGAGGACAAGATCACCCCAACAAAGAAGGCAATAACCAGGAACAAGGTCGACGTGGATGAGATTGTTGAGAGGATTGACGCAGCTAGCATTCATCCGGACGGCCTGGCTTCTCTTGGGGACTCAGCAGTCAAGATCGAGATTTCACCAGAGTACCCAGGGGCCCAACAAATAATCGTCGATGGAAAGCCAAGGATGATATGCAGGATCTGCGATTTTGAGATCCCGATGTCTTGTGCGGAAGGCCATTTCATAGCATGCACGCTTGCTGATCGGTGTGATTCCAAGGGCTTGAGTACTGACAAGCGGCTACAAAGGGTTGCCGAGGTGCTTGAGAGGGTGCTTGCTTGCTTTGACGCAAAGAGCCCACATAATGCGGAATTTCATCATCCTGAGAACACAAGAGCTAGCACATCGAGTTTAACAGAAGAATCTGATGGATCAATGGATCATGATAACGATTTGTCTCATCTGTTGACAGTGCCATCATCAGAACTGTTTTCAGAA GGAGCACTGACACATGCATCAGGAAACTTGTCGCAGTCACCATTATTGACACCAAGAACTAGCCACGAAGAATCACAGCTGACTAAACACAAGGCATTCGTCGAACTAGAGAATTTTCAGCAG GTTGAAAGTTTACTGACTATTGCTAGAGGCATTGAGAGCATAAAAAGTTCAGAGTACAGCTCACTGGAGGACTTGAGCTCTTACCTTGAAGATCTGAATGCTGTTATTGACACGAGAAATGTGGATGCCCTTGTTGTGGAGACTTTTGGAAGAAGGATAGCCAAGTTACTACA GGAGAAATTTATGCAATTATGCGGACAAATAGATGATATGAGCACCGAATCTTTAGGTCCAATAGATGAAGATGGCCCTTTGGAGAATAGTGTAAGCTCAAGAACAAGCCAGCTAAATGGGAAATTTAAGGACCGTACCTCAATTGAGGACTTCGAAATTATAAAGCCAATCAGCCGTGGTGCATTTGGGCGTGTATTTCTTGCAAAGAAAAGGGTAACAGGAGACCTTTTTGCCATCAAG GTGCTGAAGAAAGCTGATATGATCCGCAAGAATGCAGTTGAAAGCATCTTGGCAGAGCGTGACATCTTAATATCAGCTCGTAACCCATTTGTG GTTCGATTTTTCTACTCCTTCACATGTAGGGAAAACCTTTATCTTGTTATGGAGTACTTGAATGGAGGAGATCTCTATTCCCTCTTGAGAGGCTTAGGTTGTTTGGATGAAGATATGGCAAGGACATATATAGCAGAACTG GTTCTTGCATTGGAGTATCTGCATTCTTTGAATGTGATTCACCGTGATTTGAAGCCCGACAACTTGTTAATCTCCCGTGATGGCCATATAAAG TTGACTGACTTTGGGCTATCAAAGGTTGGTCTTATAAATAGCACAGATGATTTATCTGGTCCAGATGTCAGCACTGCTCTAGTGGGTGACAATCAACCAACAGATGCAGAACAACGTGCACACAAACGACGGCAGAGGCAAAAGCAGACAGCTGTGGGCACTCCTGACTATTTGGCCCCGGAAATACTACTAGGGATGAGCCATG GTCCAACTGCGGATTGGTGGTCGGTTGGTGTTATTCTCTTCGAGATTCTTGTAGGAATTCCTCCATTCAATGCTGAGCATCCACAG ATAATATTTGACAACATAATGAACCGGGAAATACCTTGGCCACAAGTACCACAGGAACTGAGCTCCGAAGCATATGACTTGATTGACAA GTTGCTAATTGAGAACCCGGTACAAAGATTAGGTGCGACTGGTGCTGGAGAG GTCACTACAGCCCCCAATGAGTACGACGACAGAAGTGAGACTAGTAGCATGAGTTGTGGCAGCAGTCCACGTAGTTGCGACTACGAAGAAGAT GGAGATGAATGTGGTAGCATGGAAGAGTTCGGGCCTCCTCTGTCGGTGAAATATTCTTTCAGCAACTTCTCATTCAAG AACATTTCCCAGCTAGCATCGATGAATTATGATCTGATGACTAAGCATAACGAAGATCCTTTGCAATCTTCAAGATCTTGA
- the LOC123119239 gene encoding probable serine/threonine protein kinase IRE isoform X1, whose translation MEKDSVGGHARRATVSAAGGREMDSPRFRAILRATSGRRKRAPDVKSFSHELNPGGAAAHQHHLAARNRPRGEDEFIGAVKSKFIRLKEEVDCELGVFAGDLVGLLERATADEEDQQYWRVTLEDLLVVTQKCAEMSPEEFWVKCEGIVQALDDRRQELTTAGGALKQAHTRILFILTRCTRLLQFRKELSGYCGDADGKHQHVLGLHQLSDLGLYPLQSTNGGSTDLGRRSTSSLTELKERLIRRRMLEHKHLTLDFAGRHFLGDAGDSPGSGSSGKISSWKKLPSPARHKNSEAKEDKITPTKKAITRNKVDVDEIVERIDAASIHPDGLASLGDSAVKIEISPEYPGAQQIIVDGKPRMICRICDFEIPMSCAEGHFIACTLADRCDSKGLSTDKRLQRVAEVLERVLACFDAKSPHNAEFHHPENTRASTSSLTEESDGSMDHDNDLSHLLTVPSSELFSEGALTHASGNLSQSPLLTPRTSHEESQLTKHKAFVELENFQQVESLLTIARGIESIKSSEYSSLEDLSSYLEDLNAVIDTRNVDALVVETFGRRIAKLLQEKFMQLCGQIDDMSTESLGPIDEDGPLENSVSSRTSQLNGKFKDRTSIEDFEIIKPISRGAFGRVFLAKKRVTGDLFAIKVLKKADMIRKNAVESILAERDILISARNPFVVRFFYSFTCRENLYLVMEYLNGGDLYSLLRGLGCLDEDMARTYIAELVLALEYLHSLNVIHRDLKPDNLLISRDGHIKLTDFGLSKVGLINSTDDLSGPDVSTALVGDNQPTDAEQRAHKRRQRQKQTAVGTPDYLAPEILLGMSHGPTADWWSVGVILFEILVGIPPFNAEHPQIIFDNIMNREIPWPQVPQELSSEAYDLIDKLLIENPVQRLGATGAGEVKAHPFFKGINWDMIARQQAVFIPCTDDEYDTSYFACRHAWGAADEQVTTAPNEYDDRSETSSMSCGSSPRSCDYEEDGDECGSMEEFGPPLSVKYSFSNFSFKNISQLASMNYDLMTKHNEDPLQSSRS comes from the exons ATGGAG AAGGACAGCGTTGGTGGACACGCGCGGAGGGCGACGGTGAGCGCGGCGGGAGGGAGGGAGATGGACTCGCCACGGTTCCGGGCGATCCTGCGGGCGACGAGCGGACGGCGGAAGCGGGCGCCGGACGTCAAGAGCTTCTCGCACGAGCTCAACCCGGGGGGCGCGGCGGCGCACCAGCACCACCTGGCCGCGCGGAACAGGCCGCGTGGCGAAGACGAGTTCATCGGCGCCGTAAAGAGCAAGTTCATCAGGCTCAAGGAGGAGGTGGACTGCGAGCTCGGCGTCTTCGCGGGGGACCTCGTTGGCCTCCTTGAGAGGGCCACGGCCGACGAGGAGGACCAACAGTATTGGCGCGTCACGCTCGAGGACCTGCTCGTCGTCACGCAGAAGTGCGCCGAGATGAGCCCTGAGGAGTTCTGGGTCAAGTGCGAGGGCATCGTCCAGGCCCTCGACGACCGCCGCCAGGAGCTCACCACGGCAGGGGGGGCGCTCAAGCAGGCGCACACGCGCATCCTCTTCATCCTCACCCGCTGCACGCGGCTCCTGCAGTTCCGCAAGGAGCTCAGCGGCTACTGCGGCGACGCCGACGGCAAGCACCAGCACGTGCTTGGCCTGCACCAGCTCAGTGACCTGGGCCTCTACCCATTGCAGTCCACCAACGGCGGCTCGACGGACCTAGGCCGCAGGAGCACCTCCAGCTTGACCGAGCTTAAGGAGAGGCTCATAAGGAGGAGGATGCTGGAGCACAAGCACCTTACCCTCGACTTCGCGGGGCGGCACTTCTTGGGAGATGCCGGTGATTCTCCCGGCAGCGGCAGCAGTGGCAAGATATCGTCTTGGAAGAAGCTGCCGTCTCCTGCTCGCCATAAGAACTCGGAGGCAAAGGAGGACAAGATCACCCCAACAAAGAAGGCAATAACCAGGAACAAGGTCGACGTGGATGAGATTGTTGAGAGGATTGACGCAGCTAGCATTCATCCGGACGGCCTGGCTTCTCTTGGGGACTCAGCAGTCAAGATCGAGATTTCACCAGAGTACCCAGGGGCCCAACAAATAATCGTCGATGGAAAGCCAAGGATGATATGCAGGATCTGCGATTTTGAGATCCCGATGTCTTGTGCGGAAGGCCATTTCATAGCATGCACGCTTGCTGATCGGTGTGATTCCAAGGGCTTGAGTACTGACAAGCGGCTACAAAGGGTTGCCGAGGTGCTTGAGAGGGTGCTTGCTTGCTTTGACGCAAAGAGCCCACATAATGCGGAATTTCATCATCCTGAGAACACAAGAGCTAGCACATCGAGTTTAACAGAAGAATCTGATGGATCAATGGATCATGATAACGATTTGTCTCATCTGTTGACAGTGCCATCATCAGAACTGTTTTCAGAA GGAGCACTGACACATGCATCAGGAAACTTGTCGCAGTCACCATTATTGACACCAAGAACTAGCCACGAAGAATCACAGCTGACTAAACACAAGGCATTCGTCGAACTAGAGAATTTTCAGCAG GTTGAAAGTTTACTGACTATTGCTAGAGGCATTGAGAGCATAAAAAGTTCAGAGTACAGCTCACTGGAGGACTTGAGCTCTTACCTTGAAGATCTGAATGCTGTTATTGACACGAGAAATGTGGATGCCCTTGTTGTGGAGACTTTTGGAAGAAGGATAGCCAAGTTACTACA GGAGAAATTTATGCAATTATGCGGACAAATAGATGATATGAGCACCGAATCTTTAGGTCCAATAGATGAAGATGGCCCTTTGGAGAATAGTGTAAGCTCAAGAACAAGCCAGCTAAATGGGAAATTTAAGGACCGTACCTCAATTGAGGACTTCGAAATTATAAAGCCAATCAGCCGTGGTGCATTTGGGCGTGTATTTCTTGCAAAGAAAAGGGTAACAGGAGACCTTTTTGCCATCAAG GTGCTGAAGAAAGCTGATATGATCCGCAAGAATGCAGTTGAAAGCATCTTGGCAGAGCGTGACATCTTAATATCAGCTCGTAACCCATTTGTG GTTCGATTTTTCTACTCCTTCACATGTAGGGAAAACCTTTATCTTGTTATGGAGTACTTGAATGGAGGAGATCTCTATTCCCTCTTGAGAGGCTTAGGTTGTTTGGATGAAGATATGGCAAGGACATATATAGCAGAACTG GTTCTTGCATTGGAGTATCTGCATTCTTTGAATGTGATTCACCGTGATTTGAAGCCCGACAACTTGTTAATCTCCCGTGATGGCCATATAAAG TTGACTGACTTTGGGCTATCAAAGGTTGGTCTTATAAATAGCACAGATGATTTATCTGGTCCAGATGTCAGCACTGCTCTAGTGGGTGACAATCAACCAACAGATGCAGAACAACGTGCACACAAACGACGGCAGAGGCAAAAGCAGACAGCTGTGGGCACTCCTGACTATTTGGCCCCGGAAATACTACTAGGGATGAGCCATG GTCCAACTGCGGATTGGTGGTCGGTTGGTGTTATTCTCTTCGAGATTCTTGTAGGAATTCCTCCATTCAATGCTGAGCATCCACAG ATAATATTTGACAACATAATGAACCGGGAAATACCTTGGCCACAAGTACCACAGGAACTGAGCTCCGAAGCATATGACTTGATTGACAA GTTGCTAATTGAGAACCCGGTACAAAGATTAGGTGCGACTGGTGCTGGAGAG GTAAAGGCTCATCCGTTCTTTAAGGGCATCAATTGGGATATGATTGCTAGACAGCAG GCTGTGTTTATTCCCTGTACAGACGATGAATATGATACAAGTTACTTTGCCTGCCGTCATGCCTGGGGTGCTGCTGATGAGCAGGTCACTACAGCCCCCAATGAGTACGACGACAGAAGTGAGACTAGTAGCATGAGTTGTGGCAGCAGTCCACGTAGTTGCGACTACGAAGAAGAT GGAGATGAATGTGGTAGCATGGAAGAGTTCGGGCCTCCTCTGTCGGTGAAATATTCTTTCAGCAACTTCTCATTCAAG AACATTTCCCAGCTAGCATCGATGAATTATGATCTGATGACTAAGCATAACGAAGATCCTTTGCAATCTTCAAGATCTTGA
- the LOC123119239 gene encoding probable serine/threonine protein kinase IRE isoform X3, producing the protein MEKDSVGGHARRATVSAAGGREMDSPRFRAILRATSGRRKRAPDVKSFSHELNPGGAAAHQHHLAARNRPRGEDEFIGAVKSKFIRLKEEVDCELGVFAGDLVGLLERATADEEDQQYWRVTLEDLLVVTQKCAEMSPEEFWVKCEGIVQALDDRRQELTTAGGALKQAHTRILFILTRCTRLLQFRKELSGYCGDADGKHQHVLGLHQLSDLGLYPLQSTNGGSTDLGRRSTSSLTELKERLIRRRMLEHKHLTLDFAGRHFLGDAGDSPGSGSSGKISSWKKLPSPARHKNSEAKEDKITPTKKAITRNKVDVDEIVERIDAASIHPDGLASLGDSAVKIEISPEYPGAQQIIVDGKPRMICRICDFEIPMSCAEGHFIACTLADRCDSKGLSTDKRLQRVAEVLERVLACFDAKSPHNAEFHHPENTRASTSSLTEESDGSMDHDNDLSHLLTVPSSELFSEGALTHASGNLSQSPLLTPRTSHEESQLTKHKAFVELENFQQVESLLTIARGIESIKSSEYSSLEDLSSYLEDLNAVIDTRNVDALVVETFGRRIAKLLQEKFMQLCGQIDDMSTESLGPIDEDGPLENSVSSRTSQLNGKFKDRTSIEDFEIIKPISRGAFGRVFLAKKRVTGDLFAIKVLKKADMIRKNAVESILAERDILISARNPFVVRFFYSFTCRENLYLVMEYLNGGDLYSLLRGLGCLDEDMARTYIAELVLALEYLHSLNVIHRDLKPDNLLISRDGHIKLTDFGLSKVGLINSTDDLSGPDVSTALVGDNQPTDAEQRAHKRRQRQKQTAVGTPDYLAPEILLGMSHGPTADWWSVGVILFEILVGIPPFNAEHPQIIFDNIMNREIPWPQVPQELSSEAYDLIDKLLIENPVQRLGATGAGESR; encoded by the exons ATGGAG AAGGACAGCGTTGGTGGACACGCGCGGAGGGCGACGGTGAGCGCGGCGGGAGGGAGGGAGATGGACTCGCCACGGTTCCGGGCGATCCTGCGGGCGACGAGCGGACGGCGGAAGCGGGCGCCGGACGTCAAGAGCTTCTCGCACGAGCTCAACCCGGGGGGCGCGGCGGCGCACCAGCACCACCTGGCCGCGCGGAACAGGCCGCGTGGCGAAGACGAGTTCATCGGCGCCGTAAAGAGCAAGTTCATCAGGCTCAAGGAGGAGGTGGACTGCGAGCTCGGCGTCTTCGCGGGGGACCTCGTTGGCCTCCTTGAGAGGGCCACGGCCGACGAGGAGGACCAACAGTATTGGCGCGTCACGCTCGAGGACCTGCTCGTCGTCACGCAGAAGTGCGCCGAGATGAGCCCTGAGGAGTTCTGGGTCAAGTGCGAGGGCATCGTCCAGGCCCTCGACGACCGCCGCCAGGAGCTCACCACGGCAGGGGGGGCGCTCAAGCAGGCGCACACGCGCATCCTCTTCATCCTCACCCGCTGCACGCGGCTCCTGCAGTTCCGCAAGGAGCTCAGCGGCTACTGCGGCGACGCCGACGGCAAGCACCAGCACGTGCTTGGCCTGCACCAGCTCAGTGACCTGGGCCTCTACCCATTGCAGTCCACCAACGGCGGCTCGACGGACCTAGGCCGCAGGAGCACCTCCAGCTTGACCGAGCTTAAGGAGAGGCTCATAAGGAGGAGGATGCTGGAGCACAAGCACCTTACCCTCGACTTCGCGGGGCGGCACTTCTTGGGAGATGCCGGTGATTCTCCCGGCAGCGGCAGCAGTGGCAAGATATCGTCTTGGAAGAAGCTGCCGTCTCCTGCTCGCCATAAGAACTCGGAGGCAAAGGAGGACAAGATCACCCCAACAAAGAAGGCAATAACCAGGAACAAGGTCGACGTGGATGAGATTGTTGAGAGGATTGACGCAGCTAGCATTCATCCGGACGGCCTGGCTTCTCTTGGGGACTCAGCAGTCAAGATCGAGATTTCACCAGAGTACCCAGGGGCCCAACAAATAATCGTCGATGGAAAGCCAAGGATGATATGCAGGATCTGCGATTTTGAGATCCCGATGTCTTGTGCGGAAGGCCATTTCATAGCATGCACGCTTGCTGATCGGTGTGATTCCAAGGGCTTGAGTACTGACAAGCGGCTACAAAGGGTTGCCGAGGTGCTTGAGAGGGTGCTTGCTTGCTTTGACGCAAAGAGCCCACATAATGCGGAATTTCATCATCCTGAGAACACAAGAGCTAGCACATCGAGTTTAACAGAAGAATCTGATGGATCAATGGATCATGATAACGATTTGTCTCATCTGTTGACAGTGCCATCATCAGAACTGTTTTCAGAA GGAGCACTGACACATGCATCAGGAAACTTGTCGCAGTCACCATTATTGACACCAAGAACTAGCCACGAAGAATCACAGCTGACTAAACACAAGGCATTCGTCGAACTAGAGAATTTTCAGCAG GTTGAAAGTTTACTGACTATTGCTAGAGGCATTGAGAGCATAAAAAGTTCAGAGTACAGCTCACTGGAGGACTTGAGCTCTTACCTTGAAGATCTGAATGCTGTTATTGACACGAGAAATGTGGATGCCCTTGTTGTGGAGACTTTTGGAAGAAGGATAGCCAAGTTACTACA GGAGAAATTTATGCAATTATGCGGACAAATAGATGATATGAGCACCGAATCTTTAGGTCCAATAGATGAAGATGGCCCTTTGGAGAATAGTGTAAGCTCAAGAACAAGCCAGCTAAATGGGAAATTTAAGGACCGTACCTCAATTGAGGACTTCGAAATTATAAAGCCAATCAGCCGTGGTGCATTTGGGCGTGTATTTCTTGCAAAGAAAAGGGTAACAGGAGACCTTTTTGCCATCAAG GTGCTGAAGAAAGCTGATATGATCCGCAAGAATGCAGTTGAAAGCATCTTGGCAGAGCGTGACATCTTAATATCAGCTCGTAACCCATTTGTG GTTCGATTTTTCTACTCCTTCACATGTAGGGAAAACCTTTATCTTGTTATGGAGTACTTGAATGGAGGAGATCTCTATTCCCTCTTGAGAGGCTTAGGTTGTTTGGATGAAGATATGGCAAGGACATATATAGCAGAACTG GTTCTTGCATTGGAGTATCTGCATTCTTTGAATGTGATTCACCGTGATTTGAAGCCCGACAACTTGTTAATCTCCCGTGATGGCCATATAAAG TTGACTGACTTTGGGCTATCAAAGGTTGGTCTTATAAATAGCACAGATGATTTATCTGGTCCAGATGTCAGCACTGCTCTAGTGGGTGACAATCAACCAACAGATGCAGAACAACGTGCACACAAACGACGGCAGAGGCAAAAGCAGACAGCTGTGGGCACTCCTGACTATTTGGCCCCGGAAATACTACTAGGGATGAGCCATG GTCCAACTGCGGATTGGTGGTCGGTTGGTGTTATTCTCTTCGAGATTCTTGTAGGAATTCCTCCATTCAATGCTGAGCATCCACAG ATAATATTTGACAACATAATGAACCGGGAAATACCTTGGCCACAAGTACCACAGGAACTGAGCTCCGAAGCATATGACTTGATTGACAA GTTGCTAATTGAGAACCCGGTACAAAGATTAGGTGCGACTGGTGCTGGAGAG AGCAGGTAA